Genomic segment of Triticum aestivum cultivar Chinese Spring chromosome 6A, IWGSC CS RefSeq v2.1, whole genome shotgun sequence:
ATTCACCCTTGGCAGTGGAGTCGCAGCTTGTGCCCATTTGGCTGACATTGACAGTGGCAGTGCATTCCATGGCTATTTGATAAGAAGATCATTAGACACTGATGCTATCCGGGGCAGCGCACTTGTTGACATGTACGGGAAATGTGGCTTGATGGAGCATGCTCGACTGGTATTTGACAGAATGGATGAAAGGAATTATGTAGCATGGGATGCACTCTTGTCTGGCTACGTTGAAAATGGGCAGGTTGACTTGGCACTCAAGGTTTTCCGACAAATGGAGTCTGCAAATATAAAGCCTAACCAACATACTTTTGTGAACCTTCTTAAGCTTTGTGGCAACAGAAGGTATACAGAATACGGGAGGCAAATTCATGCCCATGCCATCAAGGCCATACACCAGATGAATGTAGTTTTGGAAACTGAGCTGATCGACATGTACGCAAAGTGCGGCTGCATTGAGGTTGCCCGGTTACTGTTCCTAAGGATGAACGAGAGGAACCTGATATCCTGGAATGCTCTCCTCTCGGGTTATGTAGGGGATGGACAACCAGGTGCGTCGATAAACATTTACCGCCAGATGGAGCTGGCCTGCATCAGGCCTGACCAATACACCTTGGCAGGGCTTCTAAGCCTTTGCCGGTACCAAGGGCTTTTGCGCTACGGAAGGCAGATACATGCTCATGTCATTAAGATTGGCTCTGAGATGAATGTGGTGCTGCAAACTTTACTTGTTCATATGTACGTCAGGTGTAGGCAGTGGCGAGACGCTGAAAACGTCTGCGCGATGATCCAGGAGAGGAATTTTTGTGTGCATGATGCGTTCTCGAAGGTCTATGGAGATGGGTACTTTATCTGAAGAGAAGAAACATGATCTGGTGTCCAGTGGAGAAGATAAATGCTTGGGTGCTAATCGAGTGGAGTTGGGATATGTGAAACACGGTAGGGGGGCTTGGGCGGGACAAGGCGTTCTCCAGATGTTCTCCCAACGTCCAAACAGGGCAGAGCTTCGAACCATGGAAACCAATGGAGGAGAAGGATAGTTGGGCAGCTGACCCTATGGTGGATGTGGATCCGCCCATCAAACACCTATGTTTTCGTTGTGGATACACTACTTAGATGCAGATGTTGTGGTGCCTGTAAAATGTAAGCAAATGGCTGGTAGTTTTGCAGTGTTGTTTACCACTGACTTTCATTATGTCAGCTCACACAGGGTCTCTCATTGGTCATTGGGTGCAGCCTCATTGTACCTTGCACTTCTTGTAATAGTCAGTGGCAATGGGGATTTAGGGATGCTCAGCTCACAATTCTCTGAGTGATGAAGAATTGTTTGACTCTTTTTCACTCGGACCGTAGGTGAATTTCCGATAGCAATCTTGTGTGCATAGGTGCATTACTTGCTTATAAATTGTTGTGTTTACTGTTGATCTGTCGTGTGTCTTGGAACAAGTAATTTGATCTTGGTTCACATGGCGCTGAGCATGGCAGAACCTAGGAGTATCAGCAAAGGCCCGATGAAGGTTTCTACCAGCCGTAGAAAATGACGAGGAAATAGTCATCTCCAGTCATAAAAAAAGGCAGCGTCAGATACTCACCCAGCTGCTTCTACGATTTCTGTGGTCACTCCTATTCTTGTTACATCCATAGCAATATACAGATATTCAGGAGTAACAATTTTGCATAAAGTGAGTCCATAACCAACCATTAAGCTATTCTGTGACCTTCTTATGCAGAGCACACTTTATGTTAATGCTCATTCATGTACACTTGTACACGCTCGCCTCCTAAACAGAAAGCACAGACAATCCTCACAAACTCTCACAGATATCACCAGTTTACAAACAGACTCTCATTGATATCATCAGTTTACAAACAGATTCTCATTGATATCATCAGTTTACAAACAGACGGGAATCACAAGGCTTCTCACTTGCTGCTTGCTCCAGGATGTTCATGCATACAGGCCTTGAGTATGGAAGTTACGTCAGTGTAAGTCCTCGGTGAGTTTTCAGTTTTCACTGCCTTTGAGAATGTTGTACTTGCAAAGTGGACAGTTTGCGTGCATGCGTAGCCATTTCGTGATGCATGTTGAATGGAAGTGATGGTTGCAAGGGAGGGCAGATAGCTCCACTCCGTCTTCGTATGATGAGAGACATATGCAGCATTCCTGTTAGAACAAATAAGCTGTCAGCAGAGCATCGGAAGACTAGATAGAACTGAGCACCATTCTCTTTTGTATAGGTAGTTCAGAACATTGTTTGGTCTCTGAGAATAGATTGTCTGAATTTTTGAACTGGCATAACATGCAAAGTTCTCTCTAGTGTAATGGATCAGTTATGCTCACTTCTAGTGGGAAATACCCTATAGGATATATGAAGATCAGAGATAATATGAAgaactacacaaacaaacaaatcaaTTTTTACAGTTTTAGTACTATACAATTAGAAAGCACGAAGCATAATCCTTACAGCATCCTCACGAAGGAGAATCCGTTCGCTCGTTGCTGTTCCACTGTTATTAAGGATAGGAATCATAACCCCCTCATCTGTCCCTTTTTCTCCATTCTCACTGGGATCGGAATATTTATATCTGGGGAGAACACCAATATCTGCATCTGATGCACCCTCCTACATATGCAAGAGAGAAAATAATGAGCTATTAATAACAGTTTGTGTAGTAAGGTAGCTGACACTTTCTAGAATGTAGAATGAACTGATTACCTGGCCAACCAGAGCATATAGTATTGCAACGACGCAAGGCAAGCAGCAGCACAGTGCAACCCCAATGAAGCAGGCCACAACAACACAAAAAACAGCGAAGAAGACATCAAACGAGAGAAAAACTACAGTTAACCTGCACAACAAATCAGGAGCCAGGTAACTCTGTTAGGTCTAACAGGAAGTTAGCACTCACCAATTGGTAGTGAAGATTGAATAATACAGTTATATATGTCAGTCGCATTAAGTATTTACCAGAAAGGGTAATAGCTTAATATTATTAGCTTGATAACAGATTTGAAAACTTATAAATGTTCATATTCAAAACATATGACAGCATTGTACCACTTTAGTCAATGAGTGTCTTGGCGCACTTGCTCTGGGTTTATTGTACACGTTTATTAACAACAAAAGAGTTATTGTGCTGCCGTCTTGCATTCAACTTTGCAAGTTGCAAAATTCCAGATATAACACATGATAAAATTATGTTGCTAGTGGTTTCAGTTACAGGTATGCAATTGCaaattacttcctccgttcctaaatataagtctttttagagatttcaatgtggactacatacgaatgtatatagacatattttagagtgtggattcactcatttttgctccgtatgtagtccttattggaatctctaaaaagacttttatatttaggaacggagggagtagttaccaCAAGAAATTAAGCATTCAAATTCCCACACAAAAAATGTAGTGCGTGATTGGTGTAGGTTTAAGGCGACGGTACCAATACAGCCTTGGAGCACCTTGTTCGAGCAAGTCGCCACCGGTGACCACCCAGTAGAACCCAATGATCCACCACAGGAATGACACCATCGTGTTGACCGACTCACAACGGTCCGTAGAGCTGCACAAGTAACGGAATCATCAAAAGGAAGTTAGTACATCAAAGCACACACACAGACACAAGCGTGATTTCTAGCTAAGCAGATATCACAACGCACAAACCCACTAACCCTAGTTCAGCTTCTACCACTCAACGACAGCGAGACCGGAGGAGAATTTGGGGGTTCTCCGTTTTGCCTTTACCTTGCCCTCTCTTCCATCGCCTCCTCGTCGTTCCCCTCATCGCTCTCCGAGCTGTTGGCGGCGCCGGACTCGATGTCGGGGCctcgcgcgggggcggcggggcggcggcgggtgccgGAGCAGACGAGGGAGACGTGCACGACGCACTGCAGGGCGTATCCTACGAGCCAGAGGCGGAGCGGCTTGGCGCGGCTCTCGGCGGTGGAGGCCGcgagcaccgccgccgcggccgccgcgaaGGCGACGTTCCAGGCGACGTCGAGCGCGACGACGGGGCGGGAGTGGGCCCAGTCGGCGCGCCTCCGGTCGAGCTGCAGCGCCGCCGTCTCGCGCACCAGCATCgacggcccgcgccgccccgccgcgcgccCGATGAGCGCCGCGAGGCGGCTCGGCCTCGCGGCCGCCGGGGGCGGGGGCGTGGAGGGCTGGCTCCCGGgccccgcgccggcgccggcggctgaTTGCGGCGGTGCCAGCAGCGGTTGCTCCGGCGACGGTGACGACGCGGCCGCCTCCATTTTGGGGAATCGGGAGTTGGGGGAGTCTTCTCGCACCTCCGTGTCCCTGACGAACGACTGTTGTGTCTGCTCTCCACTGCTTCGCCGAGTAACACTGAACACCTCGGTTTTTTTTTGTGGGGTGTTGTCTAGAATCACACATCATCACTTTTTATTTCCTTTTGGACTGTCTAGAATCACACATCACCTGTTCCACGCGTTTTCCTCTTCCGAATTAATCGGTATCTGTGCGTGGTACGTCCGTCGCGAACTGAGCGCACAAATAAGTAAAAAAAAATCCACTCCAAACTTTGTTTTACGCCCTTAAAACTTTATTTCTAAAGGAAGCAACTAACTACCAGTCGACTGATGGATAGCGACAAATCCGCACGATTGTACAACCGCGTCCCTTCCGCGCGTGACCCACTTCGACAAAGCCATCCACAACCCAGCCTTCTTTCGCGAGGCCCACCACGCGCAACGCATGAGGCCCAAGACAGAGAACACAAcccctttgccccccccccccccccccccccccccccgcacacacacacacgtgacTTACCACCCCAAAACCAAACAACCACCTGTCCCGATCAGTTCTCTCCTCTCTCCCCGTCGCGCCTCCATCGCTGACGACCTCCGCTCCAGATCTGATCCATAAAAAAAACCACGAAAAACACCACCAAACACAAGGATTTGAGAGAGGGCCCGGTTTACCACAACAACATCACAGGGGTTATCGCATGCTACTAGGAGAAATCAATTGCGTCATAATCAGGCAAAAAAGAAAGAAGGTAAGTGATTCAACCTCTATACACATgctgcatttgcatttcataccaATAAAATCAAGGGGAAAAACATGGGGAAAGAACAACAAGAACTAAATAAGAAAGCCAAAAGGACGCAAAAAAAGGTAGTACTTTTACTGCATGTGTGTAATTCCTCGGTTGTAATTGAGTTACCATTCAAATTCAGTCAGGTTACCAACAAAATATTGACTAAATTTTCCTCTTTTACAGCCAAAACGTTGGTAAAATTGATCCATGTTCCTACCTACAGATTACATCATTGAGTTACCTCATCATTAAGTTACCAACATAAAAACATATAGGTTATCATCATCACTCTATCAAGCTATCTTTTTTGAAGCATGATAGAACTACATGTATGAAATTTATCATTAATAACTGAGTTACCATTTCGATTGAATATAGATTACCAGAGTGTGTGCATTGAGTAATCAGCATCCTTTAACACTTATTCAACATAAAAAAAGATCCTTTTTATATTGAACAAACCCATGTCAGAACAAGTTATCATGCTAATTCATTACAATTTACCAGGAAAACTCAGAACCAAAGGTGCTAAAACACTACAAGAATACCATGTGTTGATTTATATTGTTGCCACCAGAATTTTTTGATAAGAAATGAGGTTGATAGGAACTATAGCTGTCATACTCCCATACGCTGGTTACTCCCAAAATGATACCTGTTATAAAAAAGAAGTAATCagtgcagaaaaagaaaaaaaatatagttgttgtGAAAAAATAATCAAAATTGCTTATAAGTGTGGAAAATTGATGGATGCAATCATATGTGCTAGCAGGTGCTGCAACACAAGAAAATGTCGCATGACAACGGGGGTAATGTGGATATCATGATGAGTGGTGTGGGGACAAACCAACAGTGTGAATATGCACACACGACAAGCTTTGGTTCTGCCAACATCAACAAAACAGACGAAGGTAAAATATTTACCATGCTACCACATTATTATACACAGACTTGTTACCATCATAATTGAATTGCAACTACCACCTATGTTATTTACAACTACCACATCCAACATGAATCAGTTCACAATCACAAAGCTTAATGCACACAAGTTACCATGAAATTAGGTACAATTACCACACTTACTGCATACGAATTATCATGCAATCTGTATTACAATTACATGCTTTCACTTTACAGCTACAAAAACATCTTAATGCATGCAAACTTTACCAAGCAACTGGAGTACAAGTTACCACTAGTTTTGGCGTGCAGAAATATAACACAAAATAACAACTTCAAAAACATTACAGGTGCTACATCTAGAAGCAGCCCGATGGTCCAAGAGACAAGCAAAGAACCGACTACTAGCAGCATAGGGGGGAGAGAAAGCTTCTTTGATCATTCAGTCAGCGAGCCAGCGAGTCCAGAAACAGGAGGAGAGAAGGCTGAATAGGGAGACAAAACCACCGAGGCATACTCCACACCGAAACCTCCTGATGAAACGATGAAGTTTGATACTTTTGAGGAAGCTTATGGTCACTACAAGCAATATCCACTGAGACATGGGTTTGGAATGAGACTGGAATATAGAAAAACAATTAAATACGATACTGTAAGCAGAGTCCTCTTGGTTTGTGGGAAATACGGTAAGCCAAAAACAAACAAGGAGGAGATAGAGGATGTGCAGGACCCAAAAGGCATCATGAAGAAGAGGAAAAGAGGGAAGGTTGTGAGGTCAGGATGTCCGACCCACCTTTACATCACCCACACGGATGCGTGGTGGAGAGTCAAACGCTTCAACGACGACCACAACCACCCTCTAATAAGAAAGCCATCCTTGAAAAAGTTCCTATCATCacataggtgaaggaaatatgccctagaggcaataataatgttattatttatttatttatttcatgataaatgtttattattcatgctaaaattgtattaaccggaaacataatacatgtgtgaatacatagacaaacatagtgtcactagtatgcctctacttgactagctcattgatcaaagatggttaagtttcctaaccatagacatgagttgttatttgatcaatgggatcacatcattaggagaatgatgtgattgacttgacccattccgttagcttatcacttgatcgtttgtttactgctattgctttcttcatgacttatacatgttcttatgactatgagattatgcaactcccgaataccggaggaacactttgtgtgctaccaaacgtcacaacgtaactgggtgattataaaggtgctctacaggtgtctccgatggtacttgttgagttggcatagatcaagattaggatttgtcactccgattgtcggagaggtatctctgggccctcttggtaatacacatcactataagccttgcaagcatgataactaatgagctagttatgggatgatgtattatggaacgagtaaatagacttacaggtaacgggattgaactaggtattggataccgacgattgaatctcgggcaagtaacataccgatgacaaagagaacaacgtatagtgttgtgcggtttgaccgataaagatcttcatagaatatgtaggaaccaatatgagcatccaggttctgctattggttattgatcggagacgtgtctcggtcatgtctacatagttcttgaacccgtaaagtccgcacgcttaaagttctgtgacgatcggttttatgagtttatatgttttgatgtaccaaaggtagttcggagtcccgaatttgatcacgggcatgacgaggagtctcgaaatggtcgagacttaaagattgatatattggaagcctagatttggacatcagaatagttacgggtgaaatcgggattttaccggagtaccggaggggttaccggaaccccccggggactaatgggccttgttgggacataagggaaagagagaggggtcgGCCTAGGGCAGGCAACGCACCCCCTTCCCcctgtctgaattggactaggagaaggccccctttttccttctctttctctccctgcctttccccctcctagtaggagtaggaaaggtaggaattctactcctactaggaggaggattcctcctcctaggtgcgccaacaagggccggtcggcctcccccttgctcctttatatacaggggcaggggcacctctagacacacaagttgatcacaaagatctctcccagtcgtaagcggtgcccccctccaccataatccacctcggtcatactgtagtggtgtttaggcgaagccctgctgcggtagcttcatcaacattgtcaccacgctgtcgtgctgacgaaactcttccccgagctctactggatcgtgagttcgcgggacgtcaccaagctgaaggtgtgctgaacgcggaggtgccgtacgttcggtactgagaatcggtcgatcgtgaagacgtacgactacatcaaccgcattgtcataacgcttccgcttaacggtctacgagggtacgtggacgacactctcccctctcgttgctatgcatcaccatgatcctccgtgtgcgtaggaatttttttaaaattactacgttccccaacagtggcatccgagcctggttttatgcgtaaatgttatatgcacgagtagaacacaagtgagttgtgggcgatacaagtcatactgcttaccagtatgtcatactttggttcggcggtattgttggatgaagcggcccggaccgacattacgcgtacgcttacgcgagactggttctactaacgtgctttgcacacaggtggctggcgggtgtcagtttctccaactttagttgaaccaagtatggctatgcccggtccttgagaaggttaaaacaacaccaatttgacgaactatcgttgtggttttgatgcgtaggtaagaacggttcttactcagcccgtagcagccacgtaaaacttacaacaacaaagtagaggacgtctaacttgtttttgtagggcatgttgtgatgtgatatggtcaagacatgatgctatatttattgtatgagatgatcatgctttgtaacggagttatcggcaactggcaggagccatatgattgtcgctttactgtatgcaatgcaatcgccctgtaattgctttactttatcactaagcggtagcgatagtcgtagaagcaatagttggcgagacgacaacaatgcttcgatgaagatcaaggtgtcaagtcggtgacgatggtgatcatgacgacgctttggagatagagatcaaaggcacaagattatgatggccatatcatatcacttatattgattgcatgtgatgtttatcctttgtgcatcttattttgcttagttcgatgatagcattataagatgatctctcactaaatttcaaggtataagtgttctccctgagtatgcaccattgctatagttcatcgtgccgatacaccaagtgatgatcgggtgtgataagctctacgtccatctacaacgggtgcaagccagttttgcacacgtagaatactcgggttaaacttgacgagcctagcataggcagatatggccttggaacactgagaccgaaaggtcgagcgtgaatcatataatagatatgatcaacatagtgatgttcaccattgaaaactactccatttcacgtgatgattggttatggtttagttgatatggatcacgtgatcacttagatgattagagggatgtctatct
This window contains:
- the LOC123128322 gene encoding E3 ubiquitin protein ligase RIE1, whose product is MEAAASSPSPEQPLLAPPQSAAGAGAGPGSQPSTPPPPAAARPSRLAALIGRAAGRRGPSMLVRETAALQLDRRRADWAHSRPVVALDVAWNVAFAAAAAAVLAASTAESRAKPLRLWLVGYALQCVVHVSLVCSGTRRRPAAPARGPDIESGAANSSESDEGNDEEAMEERASSTDRCESVNTMVSFLWWIIGFYWVVTGGDLLEQGAPRLYWLTVVFLSFDVFFAVFCVVVACFIGVALCCCLPCVVAILYALVGQEGASDADIGVLPRYKYSDPSENGEKGTDEGVMIPILNNSGTATSERILLREDAECCICLSSYEDGVELSALPCNHHFHSTCITKWLRMHANCPLCKYNILKGSEN